AAAGGATGTGTTCTAACACAAATGTCATCATTCCATTTGAATCCTTTGACACCGCAGATTGCCAAACAGTCCTCTGGTGCATGACTAGGTTCCAATGGAGCCCAGTTGGTATAGCCTATTGGTGTACCGGATGATGCCCATTTCCATTGGCCCTCCTGGCCTGCATCAGTCCCATCCGACCAGTAATTAATGGATGTGATGTCGTCAAGTGCTGTCCacaaaagataaataaaatgaaagacattacattaaatatttgaaGTAAAAATCTATAAAGTCtttacaattaaatcaaattaaataatattcttaacggcccatcaacaccGCCAGGGCATATGGGCCAATAAATGGTAagtaaaaaaattgttttcacgaaaaacattaaacaaacgAAATTTTCAAAGACATGTTGGTACACTCAGGTATATAATCTATAATCACAAATGTGGCTATTGTTAACCATATCTTATGGTGCAGACCAACAGCAGAGAGTTTtaaattttgcttttatttaAAGTTTCAAATAGAACTTTAAGGCATGTATGGCTGCTATGAAAGCTGTCTCTTTTAGGTTGTAGCTCAATACAATGCTAAAAGATTTGCCTAACTATAAATGGTTCATTGCATGCCAAGCATTGAGCCTGGTCTTTATGCTTCAGTAAGTAAGAATGAGTTTTATGCATGACTCATCCTAAGACAATGACAACCTAGTCTCGATTTAAAAAGTTGTAAATATGCCTTTTTttgcaaataaataaatataattatcgaattttcgaggcaatctgtctctttatcaagacacaagtcAATTACAAATGATCACATCtaaacatagaacatggaacagttacacgaATACAGTGGGTCAATTACGGTAATACTGGGACAATCATGTGCTACGTTTACATGTTCCTCTTGTTATCTGTACGTCTGGGAATAGACATTACTTTATCAAAATCGCTGTTAGGTTTAAAGCGTGATGTTTTAGTGAGTACACATTGTCGCCTTTAATATTTACAAACAAGAATTTTCAATGTAGTCTTATATTACCGAGCACTGAATATTACGGCATGCCCGGGAAAATAATATCAGCCATGGACTGCTATTTACGTTGAATGTGTGCCGctaatacacattttttttttttttttaaatgtcatatatGCAAAGTGACCAACGGTATGGTATTTAAGATTTCATGAAGTGGCTACTTGGCCATTCACGaaaattataaatcatatatcaTCAAGCCCTTTCCGGACTACTCCATGATGTGTCTCACCACTCCAAATTATGTATCCTAGTATCTGGTCGTGTTGCCATGCGTGTTAACATGGAAGAGGTGGAAAGggttatttgttttattgtttaacgtcttacCAAAAGCTTTGGAAGTTTAGGgatgtgtgaggtgtatacgTGAATTGTACgagagtgtgtgttttgggaagctgtgGTATCTACGTTGAAAGAAAAGTAagtaagaaagaaagaaagaaatccATCTTTTCAAAAGAAAGGCTTTTGGCCGATTAGATTTTGTGTTCTGAAATGGAAATGTTAACAAATGCATTAATAGCCGCCAAAGAGACTATTTTACGTAAGATTGTTACCAAATCCTCTTGTAAACTTCTGAGATTTGGTATTGTGCTACCTTATTCTTcattaaatattgtataaacttatctttttaaaatgtacaagcaaaataaaaaatgattaaataattattaagataaataaataccGTGAACATGAAACAATGTATATCGTATTAAGAGTTGTTTTCTCCGTTTTGATGGAAGCTATACGAAAACATGACCGCACAAAACGCCTCGCGTTTGTGGATTGGCCATATATTCATCACCCAGTTATATGCTACGAAAGAGCTCCCGCTCTTTTGTTATGCcttatatattttactgtcaaCTGTTTTATGATTGAAAGCTCCGATTTCATACAGACTGACCAGACCTTTTTTCAACATAACGTTTATGAAGTAATCgcttatatttgattatttacgTGTAAAAGAGCTACCGTGGCATATATTGTGTTATCTGcctgtttgtttgttataagatatttttagatttttttgtcATTACTTACTCAATTGTCGATGTAtagtacaatacaaatacaaattaatacGATACAATAAGCCGCAAGTATAACATACATGTGCCATGAAATTGTTTTTTAATAGGTTGCCAAATCACATTgataataaagtataaagaAATATAACTAACCACACTTGTTAGTACTTACCGTGAATTTGATTTAAGGTATTCCGTATAAAGATGTCTACTTTTTCTGTTGGGATCATTACTAGGTGAGCGGACAGGGATAGCGCAGTGTGCCTtcaatatcaaatacatgtcatGTTGGAATATAATTTAACGACTGATGAAATGACACTGAGTGAGTTTAGGCATACTTCTTTGAATAAgagtatttgtatttttgaagaatatagGACATTGATAGTTATAACGGATTGATGATTTAaggtacatttatattttttgataattcaATTTATCTTAACATATTAGGAGCACATATAATTTTTTCAAATGTctcatatcaaaataataataataaatatgtatatatatgtatatatattacagatgCGTCCTGCCAGGTCTTTGGTATGTCGACGACCAAGTAGCAAAATTCCTCACTTTGTTTCCATCCAGTGTCGCAGTCGGTGACATACACTATCAAGAAAaggaaatagaaacaaaaacatCACTTTATTGATTACAACagttactgtacatgtgaagGCAAATGCTTTCCATCGTCAACAGGAGAATAGGTTTAGTTACTGCTATCTCATTTGATAAAGGGATGCCTAACTGAAAaagcaccccccccccccccccgcctaCCACCgccacataaaaaaaaaaacaacacacagcAAACAAGCgtaaatatatgtgtattttatgCAAATAATGCCTAGTGGTATTTATCTAGATATGTATGGCGGGTGGCGCGAAGCAAAATATGCTTACTCTTCGGGAGCACCTTTACTGgattttgtttacagatggtGAAAAACGAATTGAAAGTTAGAATTATTCTTTGTTGCTAAGAAAGAATATAAACTGCGGGTATTTCTGACTAGGGGATTAGTagccgtagatcgtgagttcgaggccccgtcaaggcacgagtcataaaaggGTCTTTCTTCGTAATTAGTGTTCCTATGTTATCTATATATCAAGCTATTCAACAGAGTATAattacgacaggaaattcaaccttctgatcaacaacacatagtcCATATGGTACAGTGAGTTGATATTAAGGTATATAAAGGTTCATTGGATGTCATGAAGTCCTGTAGATCGTCTCTCTTTAGCAATGTGTAAAAAAATGTGCGACCCAGTCTTTTGAGGGAGAGAACGATCCCCTCTTTCCTGATTTCCCTGTAACAAAGACACCATAGAAAAGGATACTCTTGATAAAGTGTAATTCATTCTCATGATATATATTCAATCATTCTTCCCCTTTGGACTTCGGAAACGACGAGAAGAATAAAAGGATAGTGAAAAATGATATTGTGAACGTGAACTTACGATACCAAACATAGGTGGATTCCTCATACTGTCTTTGTCTCAGATCGTCAAGTGGACTACAGGTCTGTGTGACTTTATTATACGCAAAAGCCAAACAGCTGTCCATCTGCTGGCTGTATTCGGCACATTCCAGCGATGAACGAGTTGTTGTAACATTGAAGCTGGACTTTGGTAAATGATTCCGAATAGTCGGTATCTCTGACCAGACCTTCTTACTGCATAATGTGGATTTGATTATAAGAAACAACACGCCTGTAAGTAGATAAATAAACATAGTATTTCTATTATAGGAATGATAGGGGCATGATCTGGAGTTTGGCGGCAATTTAAAGGTAAGGGTCTATTTTCCTGGCCTTTCAGCCATATTGAATGAtgtagaaatcaaaacaaaatatcaacatatcaCTACAATGTTACCGACTTTGATTGGTAAAAAGCTTTTGAAAATACCTGTTAACATAGATAATTGGACATGAAAACGCGAAATTAAGTCATCAAGAAAATAAATTGGTTTACAGTACTTTATTCAGGTAAATCTTTTTTTCGGGTTTTTTACACCCAGTTGTACTAGCAAATGTGTTCCCTATCATCCAACCAAACATTGAGGATACCCCGCTTAATTAGTTAAGCCTAAATATTCAGCATAGCAACCTTAATAAATCCCCATCATCCAACTAAATATTGAGGTTAGCACCTTTAATTAATCTCTTTCAATCATCTAATTAAACATGGAGCACTCAAGATAAGTCTCCCATCATCCAATTGAAAATTGAGGGTAGCCCCTTAATAAGTCCCTATCATCCTACTAAATATTGAGGATAGCACTCTTAATACTTCCCCTGTCATTCAACTAAATATTGAGTATAGCAACCTTAATAAGTCCTCATCATCCAACTAAATATTGAGGATAGCACCCTTAATACTTCCCCTGTCATTCAACTAAATATTGAGTATAGCAACCTTATAAATCCCCATCATCCAATTAAATATTGAGGATAGCAGCCTTAACAAGTCCCCATTATCAAACTAAACATTGAAGATAGCAACCTTAATAAGATGCATTTGACTCAGAGGTATCGTTTTTAATAGACTTAATGAAGAAGGCATTTTGAATAAGTCActtaaaaatgatgaaatatctCAATTGATGGTTCTGTTTCATCTTCGCGAAGAAAGAAGgaatcatttataaatattttatcttttaaaagcGTTTTCAGAGTGGatctttaatttaaaatatCCGGGGTAATATTGATCGGATGTTACTGTAATTCCTATTAAATATGCATGTTGTCTAAGTGATTATAAGCAAACGCACTTGAGGTATGACGAGAATCTAATTTCTAAGTGAAAATTTAACCTCAACCACTTATCAGCACTTGCTTGGTGGTTTGGAgatataataacatatatacatgcaaCATAAGGATCCCTCGTGGGCCTTTCAAATGGTTATAAAAAACAAGTGCGTATTTACTGAATATTCAAATCCGTCGAGTTAGTGATGCGTACATAGGTCCATGTATTGTTGGATTGTAGGATTTATAGTTCTTAGATTGGTTAATTCTAAACCGGAAAGGAGGAATTTGCATTGATCATATCCATCAATCTatcgtcattttttttttatctcgttAATAGTATTGAAGTTAATGAATTCATAGATTGCAGGATATGTAATAGGAGGGGTACCGATTTTTGGTCTTTCTGTGGCAATCGGTGATAACGCTAATATTTTGCAGAAAGACAGTTTAAGATATGCTTCATTTTGTATTATGTTCTTCCGATTTTGTGTGGGCTAATGAAAAATTGAGGGGTCAAAGTAGGACACTGTTAAGTGAACATTTCTTTCAAACTAAATATTGTCGTAttgttttttaatatcaaataccAAAAACGTCCATTGACAAAATccaaaatatattgataacaatgaTCACGACGTTATGGAGATCATGATCTGTATTTGGCAAGTTACTGATCACGCAGGGTTCTTGTGGACCTTTTGGTGGGGCACCAAAGGGGAAATATAGTGGATTTTCAgacaattcaattcattttggCTTTAAGACTTGAGCTGCTGTTAAAGTAAACGATGAAAAAGTattattaaaatacaatatgttgATAACAAGCtcatctattttttattttattattgttgtAATATTGCATTTGCGTATTCCTGAAGTGAAACTGCGGCTATTAATGCAAAGGATTTGAGTTTTTCTGGACATCCACGTTTATTATGAGATGCAATAGCTAGTAAGGCTGGTTGATTGTTAATCTATGTTTATAGTATACAGGTGTATGCCCACTAGCACATCTCCTAAGCATCGAATCATAGTATTTTACCGCCGTATTGGCATCGTAGTGACACCGTAGGACCACCGCATGACCACCGTACATGGATCCGTGACCAACCGGGAATACAGTATTGTTCCGGGGACACGAAGACTTACAAAATGTTACGGTGAAGCACGGCAGCACCGCCGTATGCATCCGTAGTATTGCCGTTCTAGAAACTGCTATCGGGAAGTACCACGGTTTCCGTACTGATTGCTATTGATTCGTAGTGGCTACCGTAGTGTTACCAGCATAAGCCGTGGCAAGGTAGTATTGAAATCAAAATAGGCCATTTAGACAGTAAGTGACCTTCACCTACTTTAtcatattttactgtttttgaAGTGAATTATTAAAATCTGGTAATTATTCAACAGAATTTTTTActgcaatacatgtatttagtttgTAAGAACCTCAGCAAAAAataatccccccccccctcccaatTCGTTTATGTTTGAACATAATATCTTAATATCATAGTAATCTTCCTACAAAATATTACCATGATCTCTGCTTGGCAGCCCGCCTTTAACTAATTAGATAAATTATAATACTGATTTACTGATTACATATGTATGCcataatataatttcaattattattttacaatgCTGTCATCGGCACTGATCTGCACCCAGCCTGACTCAGCATTTCCGTGCTTATGGGGCACAATAAGGGTTTTGATTTCGTTCAAAACTAGAAGTTTTTACGCATGAAAATAAGGACAATAATTTTAAATCTTAACCAATTACTACCGACGTCATGACATCGCAAATGCATTTTCAGATGACTCCTGATTCATCATTAACTTCCTCACCGTGTGCATTTTTTGCCCGCTTCAAAGTTAACCCGCACGGGGCCTCATGCATATTAGATGAGAGACACCGGCTTACtatctttatttgttttcaCATGGCTAACAGACCATACCGCTTCGATGATGCATGGTGATGTTTGCTTCATGTTGACACTTTTGATTAGTACGCAATTAAATCTTAATGCGCCTTCGTCGTTGATGCAGCGTATCAGTTTCCCAGTTTTATAGTTAAATTCATTCTCTTTACAAACATAGAAAAATCAAcatttcaatacatatataatacaataatggtTTTCATAGTTGatataatagatacatttacAAACTTACTATGGCGGACAAACCGCGgaaaatataaatcattagTATTAGGATTGGaatttgattatatttgttCTCTTCTATGAATAATCTCCTAAATAGAACTTTCTTTCACTTGTAAATTATGTAATTCTAACAAAGAGTGAAACTCGTCTCCAACATTTccattattacaatatatgcAATTTTTACAAAGTGTAATCCGCTCTCTATCACCAAGCTGTTCAACTTGATTTTAGAATTCTATATCCTATAACACACAGACTGAgaataattaaaaacatcgcTTTACCACATTTGAATAAGATAAGTTTTACTGTTAACTTAAACTATTTTTAATGTATAGTCGAATTTCCCATTGAACCACATTATAACATTTCTGATAATGTTAATGTCAGCCATGGACTGTTAAAACCATGTTTGCTATTTCTACTATATAagacattgtacaatatatatgcaAAAGGTAGGGTTTCCAGCAATATTGATTTCCATAGGGGTCGGCCTTACGAATTATGTTACCCTTAGAGACCACTCGCCGATACATTACTTAGTTTATTTGTCTATACATTTAACCCTAATTAATCGACGATACACTTGCCAAATTAATCAATTTGTAACTAAATTCATCATCATTCTTTATTCCTCAAAAAtgagagtacatgtatatagtaataatatttacaaagaaattatgttgttttagtaGTCTTAACTACAATGTCTCTTATTTCATGGACATTTATTTAGTTATCAATATTAAAGCATAAGTTTGCAGCTTTTCGGAAGTAAAATACACAGTCTAATATGAACTCTTGAtgaattgtttcattttcaaaatatagttTTTCATGGTTGCCCTTAAAAAGGGTCTTGACGAAATCCTCTTCCGACAAATTTTCAAGAACAACATATGTTTGGACGCCAAAATAATCAATTAGTTTAGTCATAAATGTGTCTCTCAGAAGAAAAGTAGACGTACAATTATTGGTGAAGTGTCTTATTGTATCAACCATGGGCCGCTCACAAATTCTGCAGATTTGTCCCTGTTCATTTGGCACACACgtcaacattttacatatatacagtctTGTTGAATTATGACTATTCGGCGTATTTAGCATAACATATGGTTTGCTATATGAATTGTGTCTGTCTTTAAATCGCATGAAGTCACTATCAGCATTAATTCTACTAGTAAGTTGTTCATCTTCTCTAATTTCTATTGAACCTCTTACAATATATTTCCAGTTTAACTTAGATGGGAATTCCGCACTATGAATGTAAACTTTGATAAATTCGATGAGGTTACATTTTCCAGTACAGCTATCAGATCAGGAATAAATCCTATTTGCCTATCGTGAGTTcgatatatgtatttgtatagtCTCCGGATGAATATTTGTTTTGGTATACTAGTTGCTTTGCAGTTTATTAAACATTGTAGAAAGTTCAATTTTCTTTTGTCTATTACAGCAGTAATTCGATGAAGTCCGACTAGACTTTCACACATATCGGATCTTGTCGATGTTCGTAAGGTAAGGATCAATTTAACAGCATAATGTTGGAAGGTCTCTAATTTTTGTATATCGCGTTTTGTCATATTATTCCACATTTCACATCCATATAATACTGATGGTAAAATTACTTTCTTATAGATACCAATAAGAGTTAATGGATTAGTATGCACACAGTCGGTACCACGTCGTGTCATGGCGTGGAGCATGTTTCGTCCTTTAAAGCAAGCTTTCTCAATAGCAGCTGAACACTTTAAATCTGATGATATAAGTATACCTAAATGGGTTTCCGATTCCGATGTTTGTAGTGGGTAATTACTGATTTGCCATTGGAAAATGCAACAATTTCCTCCAAAAGTAAGGACAGAACATTTGTCCgaattaaatttgaatttccaTTTTACCAAGTAGTTACTTGCTACGTCGAGAAGAGTTTGTAATGCCTTTGGGCTTGTGGCTATTAAGGCAATATCGTCCGCCAAGGATGGGCTGCAGCTTTTGATTGAGAGGACACGGGCTCCGACATCAGTAAATTCCATCTCGTCTAGAAGGTAATTCATGTGAATAAGATACAAAATGTGGAGATAACTCCTCCTTGTCGGACTGATCTTTATACGGGAAACCACCTTGATGTTACATGATTGGTGACAACAGCACTACTGATTCCTTTGTTCGAGTTGCAAAGTATATGGAATAGATTACCAGTTATTCCCATATCATAAAGTTTTTGGAACATCCCTTTGTGTTGTACTGTATCGAAAGCCTTACATGTGTCAAGGAACGCTACAAACACCTTACTATTTTGTTCCAAGTTCTCGAATATAGTTTCATGTAGGTTAAATGAAGCGGTAATACAACTAAGACCTCTCTGGAATCCTTGCTGTTGTTTATTAGGAAACGCAATAGATTGATTTTCCATCCATCGCGTTACGCGAGCGTATATAACTTTCTCCATCAGTTTATATAAGATCGGAAGCAACGATATCGGTCTATAATTATTTGGAtcgtttttcttcttctttccaCCCTTATATACAGGAATTATTAGACCTCTTTTCCATGTTTTTGGAATATAACCTGTAGAGCGTATATTGTTGAAAAGAGTTGTTATTACTTCAATCAGCATTTTCCCACCATATCTAATGTGTTGGTTGGTTAATGAATCTATGCCGGGAGCCTTTTGCAGTTTGAGTTGTCGAATTGCCGTATTCAGTTCTTCGAATGTGAATGGAGTATCAAGTAACTCTACATTTTTATGCAGAAGTGTGGAGTTATAGTCGTCGTTCGTATTATCAGCATAGAGATGCTCATAGAAATCAGCAAAAGTTTCTGCGATTCCTGAAGGATCATGGATAACTGTATTTCCCGAAAGCAGTTGTGTGCATTGGTCTGGTGTTTGGTTTTTGCGTTTGCGAATAGTTCGCCAGAAGAGCCGAATATCCATATCAGCAGTTTCATCGAGTTCATTGTTCATATTTGTCATTTACGAATTAAAAGCGTCAGTGTGCATGTTTCTGAAGTTATTTTTAGCTTCTTTGTAGTCCTTGTATGATTTAAATTCCATTCCCCGTGGTTTATTTTCTCTAATCCACTTCAGACGTTTGTTCATGGCATTATTATGCACGTTCTCAAGGTCTGTTGTCCAGTATGGCTTCAAgtattgtttaaatgttgacTTAGGGATAGCTTTATCGGATGCCAGGGACATACACAACACAAGTTGTTCATAAACTGCATCTAAACCAAACTGCGTACTTCAATCAAAATCCTGGATTTGCGGTTAATAATAATTGGTATGAAATCAGATTGTCTACATTTGCTTTATGCCATGCGATGCGGCTATCGGTATTTCGAATGTTTATTTCGTGATGCGCGATGCCAAAGTCAAAGCTTGTCACATTTGGTAGATGATCCGATGCTAGTTCTATTTCTGCGTTGTCCATGATATAACTATTTTTGATATTTGCGACGGTAGATTGATCGGTGATGATATAATCTAGCGTTGTTTTGCTCGGTCTAAACGTGTACTTTGTTCCAGAGCACATGGATAGTTTATttactacacacatacacgttTCATTGATGACGTGATTTAGTACAAGCGCTTTCTGTTTTGCCACGTGGTATTTAGGATTTTCAAGGATGCGCGCGTTGAAGTCGCCAGCCACAATGACTTTTCCTCTCTGTTCATAAAAGTTTAAAGCATCGCAGAGGTATTGCATCGTTTCTTTGTATGCAttgaggtcactgttactttGCATATACACTCCAAATATCTAAAGCGGTCTTACAAAGTTCTCTCCATATAATTCGATAGCTACTATACGATTGTTTATAATTTCGTCTAGTTTGCGAATGCTGAATTTCAAGGACATTTTAACAAGAAGAGCCACACCGGTATTTTCCGTTGTTTCTTTTGGTTGTTTGGCGTATATCGGATAGTACATTGAATTAATTGCTTCTAAGTATTGCAGCGAGTATTTTAATAGTTTGTGTTCAGTTATCGCAATGACATCACAGTCGTGTTTTGTATCAGTTCGGAGACACATTTGCAGGAGGAAAATATACCTCGTACGTTCCATGTCATAATCGAGAGCACCATAATCAAGGAAAGCATTGCTTGGATTGTTGATAAGATTTTTGGATGtagaaacaaataaacaatctaATTATAGTCGTCGCGATGCGGATTATATCTCCATGAGTTTTCATAATCTCGATTGTAACGATCATAATAGTCTTTGTCTTCGTACCAGTCAGTATTTCCCGTTCTATGATGGTCAGCAAAGCTATTGTCATTTACTTTCCATCTAGATTTGTTACGTTCTTGGTTTTTTTTGTCGTCTATTCTTTCCTGCCATTCTTTATTACTTAACCATGGTCTACAAACGACGCTTTCGGGCCAGAAATCGGTCTGGTCAATGATAACCGCATGGTCGGCAGCTATGTTAAGCTTGGCAGTGTATGAACCATTCCGCTGCCTGAATAATCTAAGGTCCGTTACTTTGACTCCTTTGTTTTGAACGTAATTCAGAATTCCCGTTTGAGTAGTTTCTGGTCCTATACCGCTAAGGTAGTATCGCGCTGCTCGTTTACGTTTAACGCCAATGAACACATCTTTACTGGGTATGTTTTCGTCGTTGATCGATGATTTATCAGACATTGTGTTGTCTTTGTCTTTGCAAAATACATTACTGTTTCCTCCGTTCGTACCAGCCGGGGATGAATTAAAAGTACGGCTTGATGCGCGTCCATGTCGGGATTTTCCATTGCGCGTATGCGCTTCCATAATATCATAATTGCAACGTTGGTTATCGCGTGTTTCATTCGCGTGTACGATGTTGTGATATGTCGTATACCGCGCTTTCATTTGTGTTTGATCATTGACtttaatattgtcattatcagAGGAGATCAAATTGTTACCTGGAGGACAGGGTTTTGTTGAAGACGCGTTATTCAACCGAGTGTCGTTGGTGTTAGAACGCACGTATTGTGATCCGTCATCCGTGACACAGGTGTTTTCCTCGACAGGCCGGTCACCATGTTCTCCGAACACTTACCTGGCGAGTCGGTATTGCTAGGTAtgtcaatcataacatcaaCTGCGCTGGGGTTTCCCGAGGGGCAATTATTCGTCAAAACAACTTCCGAAAATGATTTATGCGAATGTTCCGCCTTATCGCAAGAATTTGATACGACACTGTGCAGCTCTTGCACAACCTTTGCTAGATGAGTATTTCCGTCTCTTAATTCCTGCACAAGGTTTACcagttgtttttctttttgaagGCTTTCTTTAAGTGTAAGTTCGACAACTTTTAGTCGCTCGCATATTGAATGAAGAACACTGttgttttcaatttcatttaattcattCGACATAGCAGCATGGCTTCCGCTTTGAGATAGAAATTTAGATTGTCTCGAAGAAGTTCGATCGCAAAGAGGTGTACACGTAATTAAATTACTTGACAAACTCCCTTCATGGGCCTCTGAGGCGCATTTACCTTTACTGaatacaatttcaatttctGATGAATCGCCAAGTATAAATGCCTGAATAATAAAATAGTCTCTTGCATATTTTACGTGGTTTGGGCTATTCGTTGTTGTTTTTCGTACGACAAGTTTCCCTTTCCGATAACCAGAGATACCCCTAGCTCGGCCTAATAAAACACTTCTATACCACATGATGGTACCGAGCGAATCTTCACATATTTCacttattttctttatataagACTCGCGAAGAAGATGCATAAGTTCAATGTTAAGCTTGTCTACATATTCTTGATTAACCACTTGGCCTTGGGGCACAATAAGGGTTTTGATTTCGTTCAAACCTAGAAGGTTTTACGCATGAAAATAAGGACAATAATTTTAAATCTTAACCAATTACTACCGACGTCATGACATCGCAAATGCATTTTCAGATGACTCCTGATTTATCATTACCTTCCTCATTGTGTGCATTTTTGCCCGCTTCAAAGTTAACCCGCACGGGGCCTCATGCATATTAGATGCGAGACACCGGCTTACtaactttatttgttttcaCATGGCTAACATACCATACCGCTTCGATGATGCATGGTGATGTTTGCTTCATGTTGACACTTTTGATTAGTACGCAATTAAATCTTAATGTACCTTCGTCCTTGATGCAGCGTATCAGTTTCCCAGTTTTACAGTTAAATTCATTCTCTTTACAAACA
This DNA window, taken from Pecten maximus chromosome 3, xPecMax1.1, whole genome shotgun sequence, encodes the following:
- the LOC117323678 gene encoding perlucin-like; translated protein: MIPTEKVDIFIRNTLNQIHALDDITSINYWSDGTDAGQEGQWKWASSGTPIGYTNWAPLEPSHAPEDCLAICGVKGFKWNDDICVRTHPFICERNRKLPVPDL
- the LOC117322672 gene encoding uncharacterized protein LOC117322672 — its product is MADVSMISGVLFLIIKSTLCSKKVWSEIPTIRNHLPKSSFNVTTTRSSLECAEYSQQMDSCLAFAYNKVTQTCSPLDDLRQRQYEESTYVWYLYVTDCDTGWKQSEEFCYLVVDIPKTWQDASKYA